The sequence TGTGGAGCGGACAGAGGAATACACCACAGACATCCCCATGGAGTCCCAGGATAAACTGGTCCAGGTAAAAGCTCAAATATGTTCTCAGGGACTGGCCCATCTTTTGGCACTGTGCCCTGCACTCACCTCATGGGGAGATCACGGGGTTCCAGTGAATGGGTGGAGGGCCCTCACCTACAGAAACCACCTGGATCGCTCATCTTTTACCAGTACATCCCCTGGAGGGGATGAATCGCTGGCAGGAGTTGGTGAAGGCTGGAATGATGGGAAGGGGTAGGAGAGCAGAACAGGTCCTAGGTCCAAGCTGTGAGAGAAAAACAAGCCTAGGAGTGGGCTGGAGatggagctgggctgtgcaTTGGGTCTGCTCAGAAGCCAAGCAACCATCCAAAGGGATGGATGGGGCTTGGCCTGTGGGGAGGTGAGGCTGAAGATGACAGCGGGTCATGGTCATACCCTGTCTCACCCTGGTATCCCTCTTAGGTTGCTGCTGACTGGCCAAGCCAGGGGCTTGTGGAGTTCCAGCAAGTGGTCCTGGCCTACCGAGCAGGCCTGCCTAATGCACTCAATGGTGTGAACTTCACTGTTTACCCTGGAGAGAAGGTGGGGATTGTGGGTCGCACAGGATCTGGAAAATCGACCCTTTTCTTGGCCCTTTTCCGCATGCTGGAGCTGAAATCAGGCCGGATTCTCCTGGATGGTGTTGACAGCCAGCTGGTGGGCTTGGAGGAGCTGAGGTAGGGAGGGCTGAGCTGAGtggagggcagctggggaggccTGGAGGCTGAGAGCTGTCAGTGGTTGGATGCCAAAGGGAAGAGTGAGGAGCAAAGGACTTACTGTTGTGGCACCCTCTTGTCTGATTGTGGCAGCTTCTTATGGGTTGCTCTGTTGTTTCTGAACAGTGGTGCTAAGAAATCAGGCTGAATATGTGGCCCATGTGTCTGTGCCTCTAAGATACACAGCAAGCCAAGACACCCCACcctaggaaagaaataaaaagcctttgcttttctgcagcaccCACCCCATGAGCCCTCAGCTCTCGTTTGCTTGCAGATCTAGGCTGGCCATCATCCCCCAGGATCCATTTTTGTTCAGTGGCTCAATCCGAGAGAACTTGGACCCCCAGGGAAAAAGGACAGATGCTGAGCTCCGTGAGGTGTTAGAGCAGTGCCACCTGTGGGATGCCGTTACTCAGATGGGTGAGTCTGAACCCAGCGAGAAGAAGCTGGTGAGCCCTGGTactgggaaaggggagaaggCCTCAGCTCAGTCAGGGAACTGAGGAAAAGGAGCCAGGTGGATGCAGTAGGGAATTGGTTAAGTGAGGCCACACTAGGGCCAGGGTGGGAACAGATCAGTGGGACCCTGGTGGCATTCCCTGAGATTTAGTGGCATGAGACTGGCAGGTGATGGATTGGGTGACGGGATCTTGCTGATGAGACCAGGCCCCAGTGGATGTTAGAGCAGAGCCTGAGAGAGAAGCCAGCCCCTAGTTCTAGGGGAGCATGGCATCTCTGTGCCCATCATTGCTTGCATCCAAGTGTAAACGCTCTGGTTCCCAAGGCCTGGGTCTGAGCAGGATTGGGATTTTGAGTGCTACTGGCAAAACCCCAGACTGGGGGAGCCATTTGGGGCCCTGTGCAGAGCCTGGTGGGGTGACTGCTGAGCTTGACCCCTGCAGGTGGATTGGACagagagctgggagagaggggaaaaagtcTATCTGTGGGACAGAGGCAGCTGGTGTGTCTGGCAAGAGCCCTCCTGACGCGGGCCAAGGTGAGTGCCCTGCCTCCATCGGAGCAAGGGGGAGGGTGAACTGCTGATGGTCATGCTCCAGAGTTGGGGTGTAGTGGGTACAGACAACCTGTGTTACCTTCTCGGCCTGTCCCTGGGCAGGGATTGGGGTCTCCTCTGTGGTGCTTGGGAGCTCCCTTCGCTCTCTGTCCCTGGCAGGTGCTGTGCATTGATGAGGCCACAGCCAGCGTAGATCAGAAGACAgaccagctgctgcagcagaccATCCGCCAGCGCTTCGCTGACAAAACCGTTTTGACGATTGCTCACAGGTACAGAGGAAGCAGCACTCTGTTCCTAAATTCATCCTACCGCTCCCAGGGAGTGGTGGCTGCACCTGCCATGCCTGGGCCTTCAGCTGACCAGGGAGGTCTCTGTGATGAGGCTTTTCAAGTGCAAAACGCTAGACCTTGCCgatttgccttttctgctttattagcccctgggtgctgggaaCAACCGGATGTGAAAACGTTGTACCCAGAAACGGGGACAGCAAAAAATGCTGCATCGTATGGCAGAtggctcttcctgggcactGCCTCCTGGGACCGGGGGAGTGAATTGGACCTTGTGGTTCTGCCGAATTACGGCAAGGAGCAATGGAGAACTATGCTACAGAAAAGAGCAGTGTGGAGACCCGGGAGGAGCAGGTGTCTCTGGCTCAGTAGAGGGCACTGCAGGACAGCCGGCGGCGaagggctgcagccagctcctggcCGGGGGAGGCAGAACGCTGGGTagctctgttttccaaaacCCTGAGTTTTAGTCCCAGCCTGCACCCGATGCCAGCAAGCTAGACACTGCCCAGGCAGGACAGGGCAGCAGTGCTTTGCCCCACAGCTGAGAGATTTAGTGTAAGAGTAGGGGCAGTAGATGGTTACAGGCAGAGGGGGAAGGGCAAAACATGAATACCGTGGATACTGGGAAGGGATGGGTTAGCATTAGGCAGTGCTCCCACTCTTGCCAAGTGGAGGAGAATTTAGAGGAGGGTTATGCAGTTGTATGGAGGGTGTTTTCAAAGCACGAAGGttaccacaaaaataaaaatcaaatgagCAGGTGGCAGGGGCTGGTATCCTGCTGCACAGAAGTGGGAGTGATGGATGAGAGGCAGGGTGGGCTGGGCCTGGCAAGTGAATCCAGTGggtctttttaaatacatcagaTAGGAGTGAGGCAGGAGGGGTGTGAAGGGAACGTGGTTCCTACACTAGGGTTATTATGCATAAATAGAGTAGAAAGGTAAGGGCACCATGGGCTGAGGTGTGCGTTTGGGTTGGGTGGGGGAAGCCACCTCTGATGGAGGAGTAGAGAGGAGAACCAGCAGGGGAAGGGGTGGCAGAAGGCAAGGCAGCAAGACTGGGTTGAAGATggccccagcccctcttccGCTGGGATGAAGGGAGATGGGAGAGACCAGTAAGGAGGGCAAGGTGGTGATGGGGTTGTTTTGTACCCATGGTTCTTCCATGCCATTCAGCTTCGGGTGAACCATTAATTGGATGGATGAAATCTAGGATGGGAAGTGACTCAGAACTTGTCCCTTGGCCCTCCAGGTCACTTCcagtgctgcagcctggcactCTTTTGGGGATGAATGTGTAACCAGAGTCCTGAACTCCACAATGATTTTTACCTGCTCAAATCCTGTGCAGTGTCTTCCCTGTGACTTGAAGCTTTGTAGGGCTGCAGTTTCACACTGAACAGTGCACAACTGTGCAAAAGCATTCCTGCTGCCCTGtcttccctccccagggccAGAGGTTGCTGCCCTGCTAGCAGTCTGGGCAGACCTGGGCGCATATGTGTGCTGTGGATGCTGTGTTTGGCAGTCTGGCAACTACAAATCCACTGGTGGTGACAGCGTAGGCAAAGATGCCAGACTGCTGGGGAATGGCAGCTGATGCACAAGTCCATTTCTGCTGCCCTCAGGAGGTGGCAGGTGAGGAAACGTAGGGGCAAACAGAAGCAACTCTATAACTCTCCTGTGGGAATGGAGACATATTGTGCAACCCCAGAATCAGGCATGCCCTGAGCTCTCCCTCCACAGAGCTTCCCTCTGTGGTCCTGGTGCCCTGCCATGCCCAGCAACTGGAAGGCATTGCTGTGCTCTCCTAAGAGGTTGTGTGTTTCAGCGGTGTGCAGAGGCTCTCTGAGGAGCTGGACTGCAGTGTGCCCCTGAGTGCACAGGGAGATGCTCCACAGATCCTGATGTTGGGCATGTCTTGGGCCACCCCTTGACAGCAGGGGAAGCAGCACCCAGGGTTTCTCCTCAGATCCACCAATGTGTGTCCTGGCATTTGCTCTCCACAGGCTGAACACCATCTTGGACTCAGACCGCGTGCTGGTGATGCAAGCTGGGAGAGTGGCAGAGCTGGATTCACCCACCCGCCTAAGCCAGAAAGATGGCTCCTTGTTCCAGCGCCTCCTGCACAGCGGGCAGCAGTGACCTCCCTCCTGGGCTGAGCCCAGGTGGCCCTCCAGGCTCTGTGCCTGGCTTTCCTCTCGCCTCAGCCACCAGCCATGTCCCTGTAGGGCCAAGAGCTGCTGAGGTGAGGGAAGGGGTTATTCCTGCCTGCAGACAGCGACTGTGTGTCCTCAGGGATGGGAGCATGGCACTCCAGCCTTTCCTTTAGTAGGGAAGATGGGACCTGGTGTTTAGGGCCATGCAAGCCTGGCTAGTGGGATACTGCTCCCCTCAGGCTCCCCTTTGAGATTACAGAGGGATTTTCTGCTCACTGAAGAATCAGTGACTCCTAGTCTGAGACTGTCTCACatgtgcaatttaaaataaagtggaaaCATCCTTGTGAAGCTCCATTATTCAGGTCCCTGtccccttttccccccagaCACAGACTTCCTTGTGAGATACAGCAGTGGTGCCCTCTCTGCACAAAGACAACCCTACCTTCAGAGGGCACTGACCTTTCCAAGCCCAGAAGGTTGCACCCAAGGACCTTGCTACTCTTCACCCAGTTTACAGTGAAGGCCTTTCCCTGAAGGGCCAGAATGTAATTACATTAAAGATCTCTAAGGCTAGTTTATTTCAAGACCACATTTCCAAGGGAAACTCCCtatccctcctgccctgctcccagctgcacaaacccacagcagctgctttcagttttaGGATCAGATTGCTCTTCCCATCGGCACCCTTGGACTCAGTCTTGggttttccccttctccccaacACTCTTAAGGCAATGCCTAACACACCTTTGCTACGCTGTCCTGAGGCAGGTCCCATTCCTTCCCCTGAGGCTATGGGAGCCATCTCCACCCCTGCAGCCAGAGCATGGGGCAGGACAACTCCTGTGCCTCAATCTGGGTTTGCATTCTTGAGGGAAGTGACGGAGATAGTCATCCAGAACAAGTagctgagcaacctgatctaattggatctgctgagagcaggaggTTGGTGTCCAGAGGTCCCTTgcaacctaaattattttatgattctcTGATACACTGTTTCTGggcttgtatttgttttatttgataaaGGTACATCATCCAtccatgtattaaaaaaataatctttctgatGAAGCCCCAGTCCCCTCTCCCAGGTCTCTCTCCTGTCTGAGTGCTCACTCCTCTGTCTGCTCTCTTCATGCCATCTTGAACCCAGCTTTGCAACCCTACAGGCGAGTAGTAGGGTttgggttgtggggttttttacccCACTGGTTAGCCCTCCATGCCCATGAGGAGGCACAGAAAACCCTGGCCCTGGCAGAGAGACATTGATTGCTGCACACCGGACCagcgcaggcaggagcagaCCTAGTACAAAGGCTAAGTGACCTGGCCATCTACTGCCTCTTAGCCATGCTTTAGCAATGGTGGAGAAGGCAGTATTTTATCTGCTTCCTATGGTCACCCCAGGCTCAGTAGCCTGTCCTCACATCCACTGTGGGAAGCTTAGCCTTTGTTGTATCAAGAAGCGCTACAATGGCTGATTTGAGGTTAgtgccagctgcctgcctcGGAGTgactgggagaggaagggaggatcTGGATCTTGCATTGCTCCAAACCAGCCACAGCAGGTCTCCAGCCTTGTCCATCTCCAGTTTCACCTGTGAGGGCATATGAGAAGGACCAGCTCAGGCCCAGAGGACCCCAGAGCGGAGCAGGCCATGTTCCTCCTTGTCAGCAGATGGTGAGACAGAGGTGCATgctggagaggggaaggagcttGGTCGTTTGTGGCCAGACCAGAAAGGACGGCTTGGTAAGTGAGGGGAGAAGACCCCTGGATCATCAGGAGGAAAGTACAGAATGTATTTGTAACCCCAAGTCTGACAGCAAGAGGAGGGGGCATCACCCAGGGCAGAAGAAGGGTGTGAGGAGACcccagatgatctccagagtcTCTTTAAACTGGCTCACGGAACCACAAGGCCAGGGAGGAAGGGTGTTTGCTCGCTCCCTAGGGACATGGCATCTGAAACAACAGCCTCCAGAAACAGCCGGGAGCCACCCTATCCAATACTGGGGCAGGGAGGCCAGTGCAGCCACGACCGTCCCAAAGGCCCCAGAAGAAATATCCCAACACCAGCGGAAACAAGGACAAAACCCCTTCCAGTAGTCACAGAGAGGAGTTACAAAGGGCCTGGCAGAATTTGGGCTTGCAAGAAGGCCGTGCCCTCCTCAGCACTACCCATTCTGTTTCTGAGAGCTCGTGTCAGACGATACCGGCACTGCATGGCGTGGGCTGCTGCAAGCAGCACATCGCCACTCCCCTGCAGGGCTGGCCCAACACAGCCCTGTTTTCAGATGCCTGTGGGTGCCGGCTGTGCCGGCTGGGCGAGAGACAGCTCAGACCCAGGCGGGGCCATCACACCAATACTCGATGCCCAGGGGTTTCGTTGACACGTTTGCTGCCCTGGGGGCCCTTCCCCGTTGCCTGGCTTGTGCCAGCGCAGCTCCCCAGGGTGCAGTTCGAGGGGTTTGCCAGCACGATGACCTGCCAGGGCCCGGCTCAGAGTCCTCACAGCTCACAGCTCCGTCGTCTTCCTGGGCTCAATCAGGACGGTGTGGAGCATGCCCACCTGACACTCCTGGTCTTGGAGCTTCCTTGCAGCCTGAGAAGGGCTTTGGCACCAGTTCGACCTCTGACGGCCCCTCTGCCAGTTCCTCAAGATTAGCAGGACGGTGATGAGGACCAGCACCGCCGTCAGCACCCCGAACACCAGCACTGTCACCAGCTGGGCTTCGCTCAGCCCCGAGTCCCTTTGGGTTACCACTTCCTTCACAGAGATTTTCAACAACCCTCCCCCCGGCTCTTTCTCGCTGTGGTTGGCCACGCGCCGCCCCATGACCGCGGTCCTAACAGGCTCCAGCTGCGTCACCCCTGGCATCTCACTGGTGGTGCTTTTCATGCCCCCGCCGTTCTCATGGTTTGCAGGATGGTAGGGGGGAGCCCAGGTGGGCTCGGGGACGGAGATCTCGCAGGTTTTGCCAGTGAAACGGTCGGGACACAAGCAGTCATAGTCATTGATGCGGTCATAGCACTTCGCCCCGTTTTTGCACGGCTGGCTGGCGCAGTCGTTGATGTTGATGGTGCAGAAACGCCCTTCGAAGCCCACCTGGCACTGGCAGGAGAAGCGGTTGATCCCATCGTGGCAGGTGGCACCATTGGCACACGGACGCATCAGGCAGTCGTCGACGTCGTTCTCACAGAGAGCCCCCACAAAGCCAGCGAGGCACCGGCAGGTGAAGTTGCTGGCAAAGCCATTTTCGTCTTGACACTGCCCTCCGTTCTTGCACGGAGACCTGCATGGAGAGAGCAAGGATGGGTCATGGCCCTGGAGAGCAAGCAACTTTACCTGCCCCAGGGAGGTAAATGCATACAGCTGCTTGCATGGCCAGTGGGTCCAGCACTGGCTCTCTCCATGGGGGCAGCTATCTCAAGGAGAAGACGGGGCAAGAGTTTCCACCTCCCCAAGTGAGGGGCTGTGGGACCTCCTcaaaggctgtggctgtgcatggACCCACCACCCATCAGGGAGGGTCTTCAGCCATATGATCTGAATGGGAAACATGCCCTCCTGATGCTCCCCAAAGGCATGACGGGTGTCAGCTCATCACACCTACAGCAGCAAGGGTTGGGAATCTGTTCAGATCGCAACAAACACCTTGCCCTGGTAGGACTGTGCAGTGCACACAGCTAAACTAAAGACAAAGATGGTTTTGGCTTAACTCCATTAGTGCATGGAAATCCACAGATAATGAGCCAAGCTGGGCCACCGCTTGGCAGTGCGTGACCCAAAGCTAATGCTGTCTGTAATCTCACTGCCATGCCTCACCCTGCCTTCTCACATGGCCCCATCTTCATCTCACAGTCCTTCCCGTGGAAGCCTTCTGGACACAG comes from Ciconia boyciana chromosome 3, ASM3463844v1, whole genome shotgun sequence and encodes:
- the DLK2 gene encoding protein delta homolog 2; amino-acid sequence: MLRSFCLQLMSLVWILLAHHQLAQGDDCSERCNLAHGCCDQDGKCRCDPGWEGEYCEECVRMPGCLHGTCHQPWQCICHTGWAGKFCDKDIHICKHQSPCQNGAQCIYDRDGEYSCLCPEGFHGKDCEMKMGPCEKAGSPCKNGGQCQDENGFASNFTCRCLAGFVGALCENDVDDCLMRPCANGATCHDGINRFSCQCQVGFEGRFCTININDCASQPCKNGAKCYDRINDYDCLCPDRFTGKTCEISVPEPTWAPPYHPANHENGGGMKSTTSEMPGVTQLEPVRTAVMGRRVANHSEKEPGGGLLKISVKEVVTQRDSGLSEAQLVTVLVFGVLTAVLVLITVLLILRNWQRGRQRSNWCQSPSQAARKLQDQECQVGMLHTVLIEPRKTTEL